From the Anas platyrhynchos isolate ZD024472 breed Pekin duck chromosome 37, IASCAAS_PekinDuck_T2T, whole genome shotgun sequence genome, the window aaaaggggcTTGGATGTCCCAAAAAGGCGACCCTGGCACCCAAAAGGGACCTGGATgaccccaaaagggacctgcgTGCCCCAAAAGGGTCCTGAATGACCCCAAAAATGGACCTTGGTGCCCCAAAAGTGACCTGGGTGCCCCAAAAGGCGCCTGAATGGCCCCAAAAAGGGGTTGGATGTCCCAAAAAGGCGACCCTGGCACCCAAAAGGGGCCTGGGTgaccccaaaagggacctgGGTGCCCCAAAAGAGACCTGGGTGCCCCAAAAGGCGCCTGAATGACCCCAAAAAGGGGTTGGATGTCCCAAAAAGGCGACCCTGGCACCCAAAAGGGACCTGGGTgaccccaaaagggacctgGGTGCCCCAAAAGAGACCTGGGTGCCCCAAAAGGGTCCCGAATGACCCCAAAAAGGGACCTGGGTGCCCCAAAAGGGTCCTGAATGACCCCAAAAAGGCGCCTGAATGACCCCAAAAAGGGACCTGGGTGCCCCAAAAGGCGCCTGAATGATCCCAAAAAGGGACCTGGGTGCCCCAAAAGGGACCTGGGTGACCCCAAAAGGCGCCTGAATGACCCCAAAAAGGGACCTGGGTGCCCCAAAAGGCACCTGAATGACCCCAAAAAGGGACCTGGGTGCCCCAAAAGGCGCCTGAATGACCCCAAAAAGGGACCCGGGCCTCCCCACGAGGTCCCCTGCCACTGGGGTGCCCCCAaggctgccccctgcccccctccccagcaggacCTGTGCCCCCTGGAGCCGAGCGAGCCCCCCCCcgaacaccccccccccaacactgagcccccccccctccaacagctccccccgagccccccccatGGTGCAGGCCTACAGGGGCCACAACCACCTCAGCTGGGGCTTCGAGGGGACCGGCACCCCCAAAACCATCACCTGCACCATAagtggccgggggggggcacaaggggggggggggcaggatttttttgggggggttacgGGGTTGTGGGGTcacttcaaggaatttcagcttCCATCCTTGAATCAGCTGAACACCCAAACTGAAGTATTAGGCCCGCCATATTGGGGGGTTAGGCCTGAAAATGAGGCATTATCCCCCAAAATTGGGGGTTTAGTCCCCAAAATGAGGCATTAGGTCCCCAAAATTGGGGGGTTTAGACCCCAAAATGAGGCATTAGGCCCGCCATATTGGGGGTTTTAGTCCCATAAATGAGGCATTAGGCTCCCTAAATGGGGGGATTTCATCCCCAAAATGAGGCATTAGGACCCCAAAACTGGGGGGTTTAGTCCCCAAAATGAGGCATTAGGCCCACCATATTGGGGTTTTAGTCCCATAAATGAGGCATTAGGCTCCCTAAATGGGGGGATTTCATCCCCAAAATGAGGCATTAGGACCCCAAAACTGGGGGGTTTAGCCTGAAAATGAGGCATTAGGCCCCCCAAATTGGGGGTTTAGGCCCAAAATGACACAATAGGCCTCCAAAACTGGGGGGTTAGGCCTGAAAAGGAGGCATTAGGCCTCCAAAACTGGGGGATTTAACCTGAAAATGAGGCATTAGGTCCCCAAAATTGTCGGTTTACCCCCAAAATGAAGCATTAGGCCCCCAAAACTGGGGGGTTTAGCCctaaaataaagggggggggaggggatgaGAACCTCATGATCCGGAATAAAGAAATTTATGGCACTTAGGCAAAGTTTTGGTAATGtatgagaaacaaaaaagcaagatGTCTTCAGATCTGAATAACtcaccgtttttttttttttaattttcttttgctttttcaaggTGATTTTAACCACCCAGCTGGAACTGGAATTAGGCAAAGCCTACACTTTGCAGTGGAGCTAAAAGCCTGCCACCATCGCGGGTGGCAAAGCTGAGCCAAAATTCCTCACGTTCGCgaatttttcccttctcctccctttgCACTATTAAAATTTATTAGTTATAATCCCTTGGTTTGACgttttttccttgttctgagCTGTGGAATTCTGCCAAGCTGGggcgtggcaggaggaggggactGCAAAGGACCTCAGGGACTCCAAACTTACAAGGAGCCTTGGGCCCCACTTTTTGGGAGGTGCTGATGGTTTTGGGGGCTTTGAACCTGTCTGGAAAGCAACCTTCACCCCCCTCCTCACGAACGAGCCTcgtaaataaaaacaaaaactcaacaGTTTTTTTGGGATTCCATCGTGttttcctccacctccttcctGAGGCAATCGTGTCAAGAAGAACGATGGAGATCTGcgaagaaacagagaaaaaaatcactttttagatttttttttagccttctATACCCTCATGCACAGGCTGGGGATGGTTTCAAATCCTGACACCGATGTCAGGGCCACCGTTTCCCTTGTTTTTCACCTCATATTTTCCCCAGGCCCTGGTCAGCAGCGGGGTTTTGCTCCTAAATTCTGCTAAGCCTGcacaaaaaaagcctttcttttccCAAAAAGCCTTGAAAGCAGCACCCagctacaaaaaaaacaccctctcCTCTGTGGCCAAGAGCTTTTTGAGGCCTTCCAAACCCTAAAAAACATGGCCTGGTGTTGTCTGTGCGCcaacagaagagagaaatttgGGCATTTGAGTCTAGTGCTGGAGGAGAcaaaggttttggggtggattgAGCCAACCCGTGGCTCAAAACTGAGATCCCTTTGGAAAGACCCCGCTGTCCCCAAAAAACTCTGCTTCCCTACAAGGCTTGAGCCCCCCAAAATGATGCTGATGTGGATCACCCACCTCTTTTTGCCAACTCCGATGGCCTCCTCGCTGGGTCGGGCGCTCAAAGCCCGAAGTTTAGGGTGGCCGGGGCCACAAAACGGAGAGCCCCGGCCCAGTTTTTGGCGGTTTGGGTTGGGCTGACACGGGTTTTCGGGGCGCGGGTGCCACCGGGCGGGTGCTCTTGGTGCCGTTCACGGATAACGCCTTCTTCTGAGGTTCTTTTAGCACCGTCCAGAAGGTTTCAGGCCTGTTCCTTAACCTTTCTGCCCCCTCTTTtcccgggggctgcagcctgtAGACGTTGTAGGGGGGCTCCTCGGGGAGGCTGGCCTCCGAGCTGGCCGGTGATGAGACGCTTATCACGGGGAAGGACAGCTCTGTGGGtcccgggggccgggggggctttTTGGCTGCCGGGTTTTCCCCCACGCAGGGGGGAAACATCCCCGCTCCTCTTCCTGCTCTCTGCCTCCAGGCTCCGGGTGTCTTTGCCTGTCCCGTTTTGCCTTTGGGTGACGATTTTTCGGCCTTGCGAGGAGTCCCCGGGATGGCCGGCAGCCTGATGGAAAAAACAAGAATCCAGGATGGTTTTGGGGTCGCATCCtgcaccccccaccccctcatGCAGCGCTGGATGCTGCAGCCCTGAAATTTGGGGGGGCTCCCGGCGGCCTCATCCCACCCATTTGGAGcccccagcctcacctcaaggGAGCCTTCCCTGCCTTCTGCGCCTCCCCCTTCAGGGCTGCTTCTTCTGTCGACCCCGTGGGGGCAAGGGAAGGAAGCCCGAGACCTTTGCCTAAAATTTGGGAAGGAGAGGTGTTAGAAGAACATTTCCGTGATGCCGCCGTCCCCGGGGACACGCCGGGTGCTGAGGCTGCTCCCCGAGACCCTCCTTGGCACCAGCCCTCGCCCGGCTCCTTTCTAAGCCTcaatatttttttgggggggccgAGTTCTGGGAGAAAGGAGCTGGCTACGGCCAATTTTAGGGGGTGTCTTGATCCCCGTCCTCCTGCAGCGCCCAGGGCCGGGCACATCAGGCACCTCGCACCCGGGGGCTCCGTTTTGGAGGCGCGGTGACAAGATGTGGTGCAAGGCAGAGCTTTTGGGTGCTCCACGATGGGTTTTCTCACCAGGAGTCAGTTTCCCGTCCCTTCGAAGGGAAccagcagctgcttttcttcccccagcttggccgagaagaggaaaagccccttctttcttctccttggaGTGCTCCTGGGGCGTTTTTTTGGGCATGCTCTCCATCTCAAACCTGGCAAAAGAAGACCTCAGCGTGACCCCAGGGCGCGCCACAATCACCCCATTTCCACGTTGCCATCAAAGCCCCATCCCCAAATTCCTTCCTGGACTTTGCAATGGGCTCGTCCAGCAAAgaagcacccatgggtgcaagGAGAACCCGAGCAGCGGCCACAGCCACAAATATACTCACTCGGGGAAGACGATGACACGGCCAGAGAAGGTCAGGGAGGCCAAGGGTGCCCCCCGGGACACCACCACGTCCATCAGCTGGGGGACCTGCAAGGAGATGGCAAATGTCCTCTGGCCTCGGTCGTGGCCAAAAACTCCAACCCAAAAGGTCTCGGTGGGCCAAGGGCAAGCGTTGCTACCCCTTTGTGAGGCTGCCCAGGccgtggggaaaacaaaaccctcacCTTGAAAAAGGCTTTTTGAAGGTTCTCCTTCCCGGACACCTTCTGCAGGAATTCGGAATAGAATTTCATTTCCACCCTCGTGCCTTCGATGAGGAGCACCCCCACGTCCCTCAGGACCAGGGCGAtgttctcccccttccccacgcAGCGAGAGATGAGGGACGTGGTGCCCTGGATGCAGCTCTCCACCCTCTGCGAGGACAGGCAGATTTGGGCGGCCACCTCGGGGTAGTGGAGGGGCTCCAGCTCCTTGTGGCCTGGAAAACGACACGAGAGGGATGGGGGCGGTCACCAGCAGCCCTTCCCCGTGGCAGGCGTCACCCAAAAAGGCTTCGGTTTGGGACCTTGTGGTGGGTTTTGGATAGAAAAGGTTTGGCAgcaggggggcacggggaggggggtgcTGTGAGagggatctagaagctgccccgtGTTGGGgaagggtcctgctgctggccagagcctgGGCAGTAAGCGAGGTTTtttgtgcctctgggagagcagattggagacagagaaaaaaaaaacacaaacaaacaaacaaacaaacaaacaaacaatcacaaacaaaccaacaacaacaaaaaaacacacaaacaaacaataaaaaacaaaccaaaagcaaaacaaaaaacaaaaacaaaaacaaaacaaaacacaaacgaacatacaaaaaaacaacaaaaaatctaaaacaaaacaaaacaatcacaaaccaagcaacaaaaaaacaaacaacaaaaaaacaaaaacaaaaacaaaaacaaaacaaaaaaaaacaagcaacaaaacaagcaacaaaaaaagaaaaaaagcaacaacaaaaaaacacaaacaaaccaacaaaaacaaaacaaaacaaaacaaaaaaacacaaacaaaacaacaaaacaacaaaacaacaaacaaacaaaaaacacaaacaaacaaaaagaaaaacaaacaacaacaacaaaaaacaaaaaacaaaaacaacaacaaaaacaaaaaacaaaaaaaaaccacaaacaaaaaacacagaaacaaaccaagaaacaaaaaaacaaaacaaaaccataacaagcaaacaaacaaaacaaacaaacaaaacaaaacaaaacaaaaaaccacaaaaacaacaacaacaaaacacaaacaaacaaacaaacaaacaaaacctgctgGGGGATGGCAGCTGGGGGAGCGAGGGGTGAGGAACAGCCTCACAGACCCCCAGGGCAgtgaaggaggagggggagaagcccccctgcagcctgtaGCGGggtccctggtggagcagagctgtccccctgcacccatgggtgccacacggagcagatctccgcgctgcagcccctgcagaggagcccacgcaggaggagggcgtctggggggagctgctgcctgtgggggacccaggatggagcagtttgggacgggggggggaccccgtgggacggagccgtgtgggagctaatccttatctcaactttgagcccttttcacatcttttctcccctctttgaggagggggagtgagaaaggGGCTGTGGTTGAGCTCAGCCGCCCACCCGAGtcaaaccaccacagtcctgcTCCATGCAGGGGatgctttgatttatttttgggaGGGGAAACACCTGATATTGAGGGAGGGGGTCAGCA encodes:
- the LOC113841461 gene encoding coiled-coil domain-containing protein 81-like, producing MQKRVTFADEVLPNVRRTPVHFWDGMKVPCLTPSITSKEKISVWDAVSAYIHEHLLLHQGVRIPALGSFDVVPKLVKDGNKTLILQMPTFRLARNLVVTHSLTANKEYLPGHKELEPLHYPEVAAQICLSSQRVESCIQGTTSLISRCVGKGENIALVLRDVGVLLIEGTRVEMKFYSEFLQKVSGKENLQKAFFKVPQLMDVVVSRGAPLASLTFSGRVIVFPEFEMESMPKKTPQEHSKEKKEGAFPLLGQAGGRKAAAGSLRRDGKLTPGEKTHRGAPKSSALHHILSPRLQNGAPGCEVPDVPGPGRCRRTGIKTPPKIGRSQLLSPRTRPPQKNIEA